Part of the Spinacia oleracea cultivar Varoflay chromosome 5, BTI_SOV_V1, whole genome shotgun sequence genome, gggctgcattttcggcgcccaaggctaggcgttaatcatttcggcgcccagccgtgggcgctgaaagccTTATCCTGgcaatttttggttttcggatttcttaacgcgtttccgaatgggatcaggatgtttatgtcttcaggtatatataggggttagatacgtccttcttttccatcactctcaatcttccttTCTCTCGTAATTACTTAGCTTTAATtcttccttgcttttgtcatgtcgattcctcccttctccctccaacgagttgtcaggcgttggctaagagcccttactcctacagaaaatgctttgttgaaagaataccacttaaaggtacttttaggcttacaacaaattaatattgattataactttctgtgtgcagccctgagcttttgggattctgatcaccatgtttttgtctttcggggcaatgaaatatgtcctttgccagatgaatttgccgcgatccttggttatcctactaatgctactcctgccacccctggcaccattgaagagggtaaaacaaccgtAGGGGCTTTCGTAAGattagatgctaacatgctcgctgagattgttgtgggtgatgaggttaatttggcaaagcttgtaaaacatcactttagacctagtaaaaatatgaccgaacaaaaattgaacattcgaggccttgtattttgtttgttgaatcattatttgctgtcgaataacaatggcgagttcggtgacataaggttgatcccgtTGATTAGCCAGacggaaagttgctattctattatgccgttggttgttgcatAGACTTtgttaaggggagccccctattgctgcaggtaatcgatctttcttttgcgcacacatatttttttatattttttcgtttgtcctgcctggagctgattttcagcgcccagggctgggcgttagaattttcggcgcctggtcctgggcattgaaactgcgccccaggtttcatttgtttatttattattgtttgatctgatcgtacccgttctttctgcagatttggctcatggaacgacttaggctcttagaaactcttgccgatcctaaacattatcgtcctatagctttgggtaatcGAAAGTATTtacaccgaggccaggacgaggccgagtgggcttcgttttttactcatggtatctgttctattaagtgggtggtaccgtggtggggtttgactactatgacggggggttctgatgtgtcagtttatgtttctttgttggggctatctcggcccatctATATCTTTcattaccgagtcatgcgtcaatacggcttaaggcagactatcccattttctgatacagtaccacataaagtagcggccttttcacaagcacgggttcaagcatgggctaagtattatgatggtctcccgcgttgggccatggctacaaatggctttgtgggtctttctgaaaactacaagttgtggatgagttccgatgataaagctgtgaggaccgaggctcgaaatggtgagccggctgagcttttgatacctcgcattcgggttaggtatgagggccgtgattctgccaatcctcgcacccatggtattaagactgtgaaagctcgtcctgatcgaaagcgaaaggaagttcctccccgttccagttctaggcctaagaagatgcctaacatgaaggggcctgctgttgctaaaacaaatgcaagctctcgcggagatcgtcgccggaacaatgtatgggttaggaaagctcagccgctagtagaaccagtgattaatctagttgatgttgataatccttcccccaccatcgtttgtgcccttgaggctgagcgggctttaactgttcaaactgataatgtttctgaggccttggcatctttggaagttagtgtccaggagccggttcttatggaggttgatataggggcagcgcagaaacctgtgggggtggaccccgcgaacattgccctttacaagactttatttgatgattcggaagaactagagtagtgtagttcttgctagggtgtaggtgccctttatttatttcagttgtgtttgtttttcattccttagcacttttgttttccttcttatcattttttaataaaggcgtattttatttttactttcatttttttgctcctcctcttttttcattttttatatatttgctcatgtctaacacttttgcacaacatatatatattttacttgattggaccgaatccacaaataggattgcctacgtatctttgttaaataattttaacttagaatcaggtcgcgcgtagttctagctagaataaattctaggatgccgaatttaatagatatgctctgaggtggaaacatattatttgctCGGTGAGATGAGTGAagttttatcattattttaatctgctgtttttgccgtaagccataaatgaaattccatgtgttttttttgttttttgtactACGGCTATTTTTCGGTACAACTATTTTTCGGTAtgcatatctgaatacgtgttgtacccccccaattgttcgttatttttccgttatgtgcggataaaatgacgagcacttgtgggcaaaatttggcaggcagagagttccaacgcccaggctggggcgtcaaagatttcggcgcccagccctgggcgttgaaaatgatttctgggcggtcttttttttttcgacgctttgcttcacatgttcttgcatttattatattttttttgctctcttttttgttttacttttttactcgtattgaaatcaattttgacgctatttcggaggcttttttgactgttagcgtgacaCGCATTTTTgcccggattaattttttctattcatgACTTGAAACGGTTTTGAGAAATAGGGTTAgtgtgcggaagatatgaagatctttgtgtaggctttttgagtgggttgaggtgcgcgttgacgtggggggcggtgtttactattttatgaatttattttgagcaacatttgcattgtttggatttgattcctttttgatttctttgggttgcatgggttagacccttatgttttagGGATGGTGTGGTTCACTTTGTGGGTTTTCGGGTATTGATGTCGacgtcacgattcaagaccgagtgggccttgtttatcgGGTCTAGAGTGGGCTGcttctttgtttttgtatttgcaactttggtgcttatttagtgttagaatagaagtttttaggagaaatcttacgcctttattaatttggaaagtaaggaaaacatactgaaataaaatttgcctatattctaaggggtcttaggaccttctaaagcctttattttttcaatcaatctaaagaactactaggcgcttttttactaaggtgctctatatggctcgaGCCTTGgttttagtctcgtaaaactttggttcttcgccggtactcatcttgaattccattccttttgcgttgacccactgacatgtcttcacccatccgttctcggcctcttctagtgttgatgcaggagagattaaccgggttggatcaaaaccttcatcttgtaaagctagggtagtcatcaaaGTCTCATCCttcataggcctcgattcgttaaacaatgtccatagagcctggttgtccaatatttcagctgttttggacTTGGTGAGGTGATGTGCCTCATCCatggtgtggcagtcatggaaaatttcaaatccgggttttagcaagccatcctgaacgaagggttcagggaaatcacagcatgggtgttcttctccttcccgaacgaacattccgttaagagttctttgatacgggggaagaaaggtggtttgtttggccttagctggattaaggcgtagcccagacaagcgggcaacaatatcttcctccgttggttcatagcctaggccaaagggagtagatttgttgggtagagGATAAaacgtgcattccttcttccttatgcccaatggggttcctggaaaataaccttgagctaacaacattttagggatgactcgggatgcgcgcgggtctaggaatgctgaatCGTAGTCCTCGATGAACTAGAtggcttcatccatttgaaaaccgtaaaggtcgtctgcagtttcggccgttccaaccatagtacaactgatgtcgagaggaggggcgcggatttccagaattaccccgttatggttaagtttaaccatttggtgcaaggtagaagccacacctcctaagtcatggagccaaggtcgccccaagaggaggttgaaagtgttaggttatgatacatatgaataaacataaatcatgcggaaaacccataatgccaggaaacatattatttacacataatcatttagcataattcagatgcatacactttgtagcgtaccctccctagctgcacctgaaccgaacaagaacaagtctttaggactccaagtgtcgtccctccgtagatagtccacagcacgtccggatccgccttaagattgaccaactagaatcgcccttaaggttactaggattttcggctaataggttgcaagtgtttggctgatttttgcttcaaaatcttacctttagaatacttcaaaaatctctgtaaatatgtgaccctaggcacctatttatagagtttatggaaaagaattataatcctactaggatatggatttattaattagaatcctattagaactctaactaataaatttaatgtttttaggattaggatttaatcaatgcacgaattccgataggattaggattcgttacgaacacgagcgtcgcacgaccacgagggaagcacgcaccgcgcaggccttacggcccacacgcatgagcgctgcctcgctGCCCacgaaatagccattaagttccatcctttgaaaggacttaaaacaaactagatgaccctacaactaatgtagcattgccatgcttcatttcccacttgtaggccattagtgtagcctagcttccattgtttgagttattaccgaagtaagaacctcaagcggtatatgataccaaggaagtttgattgctagttcacttctatttaaacataaacttataggtagaaacggaatcgtaaattcctttcatttgttccttgttttcctatttcttgtaccctttcttatagtcttaagaattgacttctctagtgttgacttttatactttgttagacatgtccaatgtcactccaacaaagttcttaccatttatgttgaatattctgtttcaactagataatcttaccagaagcttctaaagttctctaagcatcgatctatttgaatgtctagggactagactcattcgagaattaaatggaaaaaagattttaggttgttaaccattggtaaagctgagcgtttaaactcaatgctttatgatctcaaaactacattgtattttgaattcacaagcaccaatcggtttgccattcgactttgatactcgaaaacaaccataaaagtcgatataagaaacgtacattttaaattgcttactttctctcatttccgtgaatcgttcttggattcactaccaatcgaggaaatttattgttacctttctaacaggatttactgcagtgcaagatatttaattataaacaataattaaaacatacattgaagcatgaaaagtctaaacatttatcatgggtaataacttgaaaattaaagcattcatgcaatttaaacaagtcattagcattttattcgaatttattgttccggcaggtgtgaataaaatgattccaagaccctaaaaccattgaagaattaagcacattatgtattttgactcaattctaaaacattttaggtaagcaaaagccttttgctaatagtctagaaactactcttggttgataggtacgtctaagaacttattaggtaaacctatcgattttgccacgacataaaaggactccttacttatatcgttgagtttcaccaaaactaacatgtactcacaattatttgtgtaccttacccctttaggaccaataagtaacacctcgctgagcgaaaactattactagattgatgtaaaggatatccaagtaagtgtttattttggcatggcaccttttaactcaatttttaagtttggaacttaaggctcttactatgttggttagattttaagtgaactaaaatccttaatcatgcaacataatcaagccacaatctcatgcataattaagacatatttaaagcaataaataacttaaagcatgcataagataaatgtgatctagtatggcccgacttcatcttgaagcttcaacttcaaagtccgtcatgaaaatggattgaaaactccgtcttgaatttcaccgtgggaggcgccattttcttcaaataggataaactataattaaactaattacaactatttgatggtacgcagaccatatttgaattgaaaaacaaatttggtgcattagaccaattacattcaaatcaATGGTacccagaccatattttctatcctatttgggccatactagtcactccataacctgcaaaacagtacatatacaatatataccattcatccattcattatcatgaatggcccacatagctggttagtgcatcacataaatatttgcagcaattaatcaagggcaccaataatctaccaattattcagtccttattaattctaatcaagttgtttaaccttaaaggatttgtagacctaatcaagagtttatgactaaaaggctcccacttaaaccaataaattcatatgctttactaattttaaacataaaaatgtatttctagtctaaccggaaacatacaaatttaattaaaatttaaagctcatataaaatttataatcgaatccattaatttaatttatttcagttgaattaaacgaatttaaattaattcaaggtttaattttagtgaaataattagtgtaaataaaatttataataattataatactcaaaattaaaatccgagaaaacaatttaaattattaattttaaaattaattcaaattatttccgaactgaaaattcaaaattaaatttgaaacgactcaatcgagacacgacgaggcacttgggcttgcgccccaagccccatcgagtgcacgaggcttagcgccccttgattgttcgtacagcaacacgcaagcaaccacacgcaacgcagcactgcaggccacgctgcgcgcgcgcttgctcgctcgtcgcgcctgcaggccacacgcaacgcagcactgcaggccacgctgcgcgcgcccgcttgctcgtcgccttgcgtctgcttgcttgctgggcgtggcagcgcgcgctgtggcacagcacgcttgctgcccacacgcgtctgccactggcttgcgccttgcccttcgcccttgcccactcgccgaCATGCGCACAACAttcgacacagggcagcgtgctgccttgtgctcgtgtgccatggcccttgctcgttgcatcgtaccgcatgggcgacgaggtcccttgctcgtcgtcgcatgcccgcactatacaacaccccttaagggtaacacgtagcgtccattgctttgtgcgtgcaagtttcatgagcgaattgcataaaattaaaacttttatttccaaaattaatgacaaattaataaatcatattaatttcataattttagggcgaaaaatcgaaaatttattaatcaattaatttccgattaacatggattcaaatataggtcataaaaatttaaaatttaacacaaattatcaatttttatggtggtttttaatcattggtacctaattaaattattaattaattatgaaaatcaaatcaattctaaattattcgaatttcaacaaattaatcataattaaaaattaggttgtataattaacaaggctaggcattcaaacttgttaaacatatacagtaggtcaatcaaagattcaagatttatcaacaagaatcgcaaatattcaatttaacatcttaaatttacaaacttttgcgttcgaataactaaaacctccgaaaagtcatatttaggcttcgaatttgggaattctgggttcggccgaaaattattatttttgtcaaaattttagaatgccttttacatgcggaattgacacaaaaatcactcgatttggatgagtaacgaagaaactgccgaaaaactgcgtacatataattaaataaacgcaatttgcaattaattacgaaaattaatcacccctttaattctttgcaaatttgtaaaatttaaccatgttcatgcaatttagattatgaaaataataagaggctcgtgataccactgttaggttatgatacatatgaataaacataaatcatgcagaaaaaccataatgccaggaaacatattatttacacataatcatttagcataattcagatgcatagactttgtagcgtgccctccctagctgcgcccgaaccgaacaagaacaagtctttaggactccaagtgtcgtccctccgtagatagtccacagcacgtccggatccgccttaagactgaccgactagaatcgcccttaaggttactaggattttcggctaataggttgcaagtgtttggctgatttttgcttcaaaatcttacctttagaatacttcaaagATCTCTGTAaaatgtgaccctaggcacctatttatagagtttatggaaaggaattataatcctactaggatatggatttattaattagaatcctattagaactctaaataataaatttaacttttttaggattaggatttaatcaatgcacgaattccgataggattaggattcgttacgaacacgagcgtcgcacgaccacgagggaagcacgcaccgcgcaggccttgcggcccacacgcatgagcgctgcctcgcagcccacgagcacgctcagcgcgcgcgccagcagccttgctgggcctggccttgcgctgggcctggcgaggcttgtggccttcgtgttgggcgctcggcttgctgggcgtgggcctggcttcgtgctgggccttcgtcaagcaagcctcgtccgatgctaattcgtacgatgcgcttccgattaaattcccggttccggaattcatttccgatatgaaaaatatttaatatttccgattccgaaattaatttccgtttcgaacaaatgtttaatatttccgtttccggaattattttccgattctgacaatatttccgtttccggcaacatttccgattccgacaatatttccatttccgataatattttccaatacgtaccatgtttccgtttccggtaacatctacgacttggataatatttatatttccgatacgatccatatttccgattccggcaatatcatcgtttccggagtattcatttcttgcttgtgacgatctcagctcccactgaaaccaagatccgtcgattccgaatatccatagattgagtatttaatgccattaaatacttgatccgtttacgtactatttgtgtgaccctacgggttcagtcaagaataagctgtggattaatatcattaattccacttgaactgaagcggcctctagctaggcattcagctcacttgatctcactgaattattaacttgttaattaatactaaaccgcatttattggacttaacattaaatgcatacttggaccaaaggaattatttccttcagtctcccacttgtccttagggacaagtgtgcatttcctaattccttcgtcgctcgatgcttgctcttgaacataaggtaagagttgtcatccttatcatgtccagaggtgtttctcggtttcagagttcaactgatcaaataaaacagataatcatagcctatgattcatctgagcacggccatgcattttacagtttctagctctccgagtggccttgtacaactttcagcatctcatcccgatttatgggaggacaatcccaatcttgtgatcttgagattagacttcgtttgataggtgattacctgagcgttgcctttatagcctccttttaaggtgcgacggttggtcaacgtcaaagcaaccagttctcaaacaagtaatctcaaatcactcaggtattgaggatttagtgtctaataattttaatgaaatttacttatgacagattttcatcacttacagtaaagtttcataggtctgtccgatactagtcttcacaaagtaagtatctatgcaaatgattgcgacattgccatgtccacatagttcaagaaacagaactactagtcatcttgcattctagtcgtctaacgttttctatgcgtccaattttatagaaaactccgaccaggtaccattttcaacttttgacattcaagttcacttgatagatatttcttagtcacaggactggtcctgacagtctatcttgaatatatcgtcaaattgaagggactcatcatttaatactaaaccaagattaaatggaatatgaaaattcatttcatatatgataaatgttcaacccttatgttttacaaccatgggtctcaaacccatttttaaaacagttcatgaaattcaaagctatgcttgatttccagtgctacaacgtgagtgttgcttctcacttgttgcataggtttagttatcatgctttgccaatcttaatatccttttcatcgaatgttcatcgagatatgatgataagatcttttgagtatgtttattttgtgatctagtctttcttgcttaaatagtggttctacgcattttgcaatgaagaactattaagtcaacagacatgtgatctacccaagttcaatgaagaactctttaacataaacaaccctgttttattgcttcttaggcaataagtacttttacttcaactgtttaggttgctagtgatgctttgtttggatttacttatccaagcagttcacagatatgtggaagactttccagctgtatctttggaacatagaaattaatattttaatttcccacgcaacaactcatggtctccaacccatgttgccattttcaaaacacgatgctctatagctcgtccttgccaatggttaactccaagggaatcttgcttgatcctttgccagtgtttatgcgtgtagcatcaatatttagcatatctttatttccttgaatcaagaactttcctatgtaccttttcaagtaccataagtttttcttgatctcaatctagttgatcttcacttagatcaatagagactggtatatgttcgtcatgcctaaagccatacaatacgtttttggcgatccttatattatatcatacatgataaattcttttgcagaataattcccaattgaattctattcatgtaattttagctcatctagtttcagtagatactaattccagctaaattctttgacatataatataggttaagaatctcacttagatcctttgatgtttaacttagtaaacgcttatacatagttcaaacatcttttacttagatttattcacatgggtcgaatatctccaatggagtattccgtgtttgatttagtaaatgccattacttaatccaaaacaatattataagatctttgtaaatagatcttaaaacccaatatgtactaagtttctccttggtccatcattgatgaataatttcaaatctaagtctttagcatttgaatgttatttcacaatagagagatatgtgtgtgatacacataggaccaattaagttttacgtactcccactaaacttcttatatatctataagaattatgtacattttatgaaactaaaatacttattagcttcactaaaatacattccaattcccaattgcttgcttaaatctgtacttagatttcataagccagcattcatttcaagcattatttggatccacaaatcctatgacatgccatgtacatagttttcttccaacatttgattgaggaatacgctttgtcatccaattgccatatgtaccaatatgcaatcattgcttgaattatagaatTAAGCATtgcgattttgcatgaggtttcaacacaatccacaccgtgaatttgcttgtaacctttagcaactaatctagctttgtgtgtgaacacaatttcatgtttgatggtttttatccttaaaacaaacttgcaaccaataggtgtgaaactattcttgcaaatcaacaaaatttcaattttgtcatcaaaacattgagtatgttttatggcctctaaccatttaaaacatttgagtctatatatggcctctaaccattttagggaacctgaatttcgtcatagctttcttacaagtcacaaactcattaatctacatgatagtagtttgactgtaagttgtaggtttcttcactatctaatagaagaattgcatagtgacctgaactccatgtttcttccctatctaatagaagaatctcatagtttcagtgacttgaactctatgcctactagggtatagaacatcgatcaaacaatagaatatcaacagccacttgaaagtcctttgaatattctgttctccttgaagagatatctattctttaaagccacttctaaagtccttaaagaatacgtgttcggattttctaaagaacttcgaaaagcctccggaatgtccgtttatgtttgttgttcgcctcgaagactttcgaggtctattttctcccacttgtcattttggaaacgaatctccaaaaggacatcatttcgagtaaacaaacattatgttctaaaaaattcgtggtagaaacaatacccttgtgtctcatttgaataaatcacaatgaaacatatatctattcttgggccttagtttgttgaataacaaacgctaagctcctactgagtttaggaactctttagatatattatgaaaagatattctgaatttacttttcaatagctttgacgaatttggtttagtttggtggtagttgagcattttgtttagaaattataggaaaattctttatgattcatcattgatcgaatcaagtactaattgacttcgatcattccaacgtagatatgccatatcttatggagctagatcgtgaaattacaacacaccatcattgatgatcattcttggtataagtaatcaacaatatgatctaacctagatctttatgatttcttgccaagtggattttatacttctgaatctttgaactagccaaacagattcaatcttatatcactttgagtaaataaacctatattcactcaaatctatgtgaaata contains:
- the LOC130461095 gene encoding uncharacterized protein translates to MERLRLLETLADPKHYRPIALGNRKYLHRGQDEAEWASFFTHGICSIKWVVPWWGLTTMTGGSDVSVYVSLLGLSRPIYIFHYRVMRQYGLRQTIPFSDTVPHKVAAFSQARVQAWAKYYDGLPRWAMATNGFVGLSENYKLWMSSDDKAVRTEARNGEPAELLIPRIRVRYEGRDSANPRTHGIKTVKARPDRKRKEVPPRSSSRPKKMPNMKGPAVAKTNASSRGDRRRNNVWVRKAQPLVEPVINLVDVDNPSPTIVCALEAERALTVQTDNVSEALASLEVSVQEPVLMEVDIGAAQKPVGVDPANIALYKTLFDDSEELE